Genomic DNA from Oenanthe melanoleuca isolate GR-GAL-2019-014 chromosome 15, OMel1.0, whole genome shotgun sequence:
TTCAAATCAGGACTTCTCAAGTATTTTATCATCATTTTTTCTTGGCACGTTATGAATCTGTCCCCTTTTTGTAAACAGCCAGGGCCTCTACCAAGTCCCACATTAACCAAGGGGTAGGATACGTTTTCTACGTGAAAGCTTCAGACAGCAATAACAAGTTTTCTTGTCTGTCCAGCTTCCAGTCACCTATTTCCCAACACACCCGGAGCTGTAGGTGAGTTGCCACCTAGAAGAGCTGACACGGACACGGGACGCCAGCCGGTGTGTGCCGTGCCCGTAAATCACCCGCGAACCGCCCTGCCCTTCGCCAGCTCCCGCCGCCACGACCTCACCGAGGGAGCCGGGGACTGCACATCGCCGCTGCGGGCAGACCCGCAGCACGGCGGCTGGGGAGCAGCGAGAGGCCGCCGGGAGCCCCGGCGGGGCCCAGGAGCCGCCCGCTCCCCGCTGCcctccgctccgctccgctccgccgccccccgcccgccgaGGCCCCGCcggcccagcagggctgggcgGCCCGCACTGACCTGGCGGCGGCTCGCCGGCCTCCCGGGGGCTCTTCATGGCGGTGGCGGCACCCGCCGCCCGTtcagcgccggccccgccgagccggcggcgcggccccggggCCCGGCGCTGGCTCCTCCCGGAGGCGGGGGCTGAGGGGGGCCGGGCCCCGGGGCGCTTGCCCCGCGCCGTGGCGGCGGCGAGAGCGGCGGGGCGTGCGGgcgggcaggggcaggggcatGACAcggcgggcgggggccgcgCAGCGCTGCCCGGGGCTCGGGCACCGCGGGGCTGCCGCGCTGGCCCCGGCGGCAGcggacgggacgggacgggacgggacgggacgaGGATGCGGCCGCACCGCCCCCAGCGCCGCGTTCCGGTTCCGGCGCGCGGAGCAGGGCGGGAGGCGGCGGAGGCCATTAGCGAGAGCGCGGTGagtgagggagggaaggagggctgGATCCGCGCTGCGGGCCCCGCTCGCTCCCGGGCGCTCTGGGGCCGCGCCCGAGCGGCGCCGCGTCCCTGAGGGGTCGGAGGGGCCGCCCGGAGCGGCCATGGGTGGGAGAACCCCGGCTCCCTCACGGCTCTCGTCCCGCTTCACGGCGCTCGGCCCGGCTCCCTCACGGCTCTTGTCCCGCCTCACGGCGCTCGGCCCCGCGGGGCTTGCAGCGGCCGCTCCGCTTTGGGATCTCCCTGGGGCTCTAACCCGTGCAGCTGCGGGTGGTTTGTTATGTGGTCCTTAAATACGATTTTTTTACAAGAGACCTGGGAAAGACTGGCTGTTGATGTTTAAAGTCTCTCCATGGGCAATGCATCTCCATTGATGCATGGTCAAAGTGCATGTTGTGTTTAAATGTGAGAGAATTAGCGCTTTACACTATTGGAAAGGATGATGGACTGTGTAGTTGGAGCTTATTCTCCATCTTCCCTGTAgtaaaagcttttgttttcctcGTGCCGCAGGGGTAGAGGCGCAGCACTGCAGCCATGTCCATTGGGGTGCCCATCAAGGTCCTGCACGAGGCCGAGGGCCACATCGTCACCTGCGAGACCAACACGGGAGAAGTTTATCGAGGCAAACTTATCGAAGCTGAAGACAACATGAATTGTCaggtatcttttttttttttcacaagaatGGAGGGAAGGTTGGCTGATCTGGGCCTGAGACGGCTGAAAATTTGATTAAAAGATTGTTGTTTTTAGTTCTGTTCAATTTTGGTTCTGGGATAAAGaaaactgtgctgctgctttttacGTGGATAAATGGATTCAGCATTACAGAATGCTCCAAAGAGGCCAGAGCTTATTTCCAGTTTCAGAGTAGGACTGGGCATCCTGTCAGTAGGATCAGAGATTTTAAGATTCTGTCCTGTGAGCAATGTTTTCCCAGAGTTCTTTATTTAAAGCCACTGAGCCCATAAAAAAAACCTTGATTTAAGAAACTGAAGCTTAATGCACATTACTTCAGTCATTCCAAGAGGGCCTAATTTTGACTTCAGGCAAGTGACCATTGAAATCAGAATGCTTTCCTAATAGTTAGTACTAGAACAGCTTTATTAAAACTGTTTGCatataagaaaacaaaaataatgatgCTGATAAAGCTAATTTGTAAACTGGGGAGAAAGCAGAAGTCCTGGTGTGTTTAAATGGTTGTGATACCTCGAGGCCTGGCTGAGCACTGGCTGATTTTTACCTTCCAGATGTCCAACATAACAGTGACATACAGAGATGGACGGGTGGCACAGCTCGAGCAGGTGTACATCAGGGGCAGCAAGATACGCTTTCTCATCTTACCAGATATGCTCAAGAATGCTCCTATGCTAAAGAGCATGAAGAATAAAAACCAGGGGTCTGGAGCTGGGCGAGGGAAAGCAGCCATTCTCAAAGCTCAAGGTATGTACTATTTGTTCATGGTCCCTCCTCCTGTTCTGTAGAACTGGAAAACTCATCTTTGTTCCTGAGATTAAGCAGTAAGAAGTGAAAAGATTACTGGTTCGTACAGtgtttttctgtatgttttgtCTTACATTGTGAGTCAAGACTCAAATTGTCCCAGTTACCTGAACATTCAGTATTGATGCTAATAATTTAGTAATTTAGTGAGTAGTCTTGTTAAACAGAGCCTTTCTGTTAAACTTCAGAGTTCTGTTTCCCTGCAATTGCAGCCAACTGCTGTTTGGAATACTTTGGGAAGGATTCAGGTGTTCTTGTTAAGCTTTTGTAAGAAAACAACTTTAGTTATAAAGATGGTACTTGAGCTACTGGGAAGCTGTAATTATTAACTTTTCTACTGTTCACTCTTACTTGTGCCTTTCTCAGGGGATCAGTCTAGTTATTAGGTAGCTGAGTAACAATCACGTGCCAGAAAGCCCCTGGTTAACTTCAGTGTGCAGTAACATTTATATGGGGGAGTAACTTACTGAGTAATGTTGCAAAACTTTGCAAGTGTGGGATTTCAAATCTCTTGGGTGACACAGATTTATGTGCCAGAAGGAGCATGAGATGTATGAATATTTGCTGCAGTTCTTCTGAGGAGCCAGGATGGGGGACCATGAGGTCCTGGTTCTTCTCACAGAAAGCTTCTTGCTCTCACATCACTTTCTGAGATTTCCTTGCTTCTGAGCAAGAAACCTTGGGTGCTGTTGATGTTTTGCTTGTCAGTTGTTGAGATAAATGTGCAGGAATGTCAAATTCATGTCAtccctgctgttttctttcttcagtggCTGCCAGAGGAAGAGGCCGTGGTATGGGCCGTGGCAACATCTTCCAGAAGCGAAGATAATTTTGGTCTTGGCTGAATTGCTTTTTCTACTAGGGGTGTTAACTTGACTATGTGTGTGTTGGGATCAGTTTTGTTTAATAAATGTTTCTGACAAAAACTCGTCTGCTCTTACCTGACAGGACAATTCTTGGGCAAATACACTGTAAGTTGATTTCAAACTCAAGCCAGCTTTGGAAAATAGTGAACTTTATTACATCTAGTTTTGACCACTTTGTGTGGTGCAGTGTTTTTGAAAGATcattatatttcctttttcttgtttagTCCTGCTGTCATTTATTCTCTAAAGAATTAGGAGTTCTTAATGAAGAATTTTAAGTCATGCATTATAAAGTCTTATTAGCAGCTGCATTCatggaaaatacagcaaaatagAGGCAGCTTCCTGAGAAGCAGAGCACTGTGTTCTTTTGCTTTACATGGACCTACAATAGATAGAGATCCATCTTCAGATGTGTATACTGAACTTGTATTCTTGCAtttcttatctttctttttaGATATGGGGAGAACACACAACTTTGATAGCCTGAATCTAtatttgcagtgaaaaaatCTGTTCTGACTTTCTTAGCAGtttttccctgtgcctgggaaaaGACAACAGAACATAAAATAGGCATTTTCCAGGATaaatttgaaatgctttttagaTTTGAAAGGCAGCTCAGTTATATGAGGAAGGTCTTATAAATAGTTACCCATTAAACAAGTCAATACAAAGGCTGATGTTTTGAACAAAACTCACTATCAACTTCAGCTTTTGATCTTATTATCTTTACACAGTTTATAGATCAGCTGATCTGCAGGAAGCCAAATGTAGTTGTAGCTTCAGTTCATTTTGCTTGAAGTGTAGTGTGGGTGTTTTTACTGCCTTAAATGGTTGAAACATTTCAGTGGAACCCTTCTGTACCTAATGACAGACTTGCATTCAGTCACAATTACCAGTCTGTACACACACAAAAGGGCTGCTCTTGCTTTtctgctgggatgctgtgaaGACTCTCCCTTGTGTGCAGACAAAGTTGAACTAATGTATTAACTTGTTGAATTGTGTAAATAAAGCTGTATTTGGTCTCACATCACCAAGGAAAACCTTGCTGCATGTTCTTCCGGGTGGTAGTGATCCTAAATATTTCCAATGGAAACCTCCTTCCAATGTGTTTAAGGGATGCTTGGGCTTAACTATGGAAGGATTGAAGTGTGATCTTATACCTGTCCTGAGGAATGTGTCCAAAAGATGGCAGTCCTCACAAACAGGGACCATTTCCACTGATGGTGACTGGCTCACCTCTTTGAAAGTCCCTCCTTGAGCAGCACCAAGCTGCCGTTCTCAGGAGCAGTGGTTGCAGCATTCGGCAGCACTGTGGGTGTGGGGGACAACGACTTTTGGAGAGAAACAGTAACCTTCCTCAGGAGGTTTGATTGAACAAACTCTGTATCTGCTTTAAGAAGTTTGAAGTAACATCTCTGATACATATCAGCTTTGAAGAAGATACTGGATTTTGCATAAACAAAAAGCTTTGCACTATGGCTTCAGGTTGAGGCTAAGTTTAGAATTAACTGTTCACAAATGTTGAAGTTTCACGCTGGTAGGAAAGTCCCAGCCGAGACAAATATCACTTAGCAATTTCTGACTGGAGTAACTGGAATGCTAGTTTGTTACAGGCTGCTTTCCAGAGCCTTCCTGTGATGTGTGTATACTTCAAATGTATGTGTGATAAATCAAAGTTTCCTTCTAGCAGACGAGGTCTCACCCACTAGATGGCTCTGTTGGGAAGAGAATGAAGCTCAAGAAACCAGAACcctctggaaaagaaaaatgcaagaaacGTGACTTCTGCTATGAAGCCCATAAACTCAAGGGCTGTTATAAACTAGCATGAAAAtaccttattttctttcttcttcagtgTTCCCAGAGTGCTGGGTTATAGCAGCTGCTGATTGATGCTGTGTTTGCCTGGTACTTGGCTAATTGGGCAAATGCACTTAGATCATGTGGATTCCTCAGTTCAATAACTTAAGCAATCTATTTCCCTGGGATGGAAGGAGAAATGCAGCTGTTTTTAACATCTGCACTTACTTGTCACTTCTAAAATCACAGATTGCAGCActtcttttcattctttgcCATCACACTGTGTGTGGGCTTGTAAATCTCATGCTCTTCAGAGGGTTCAGGGCTCTCCATGGTTTCCTGCTTTTGACAGAGAGAGACAAGCACTGGCCTAAAGCCTGGTTCTAAACTTGCCCCTTTGTTAACACCAGTGTAGGTGTCTTGGAAGTACTCAAGGGACAGAGAATCTGTGCAAAGTAGTGTGTGGAGAGGGGCAGGTAGAAATTCACCCAGTTTCCAAGGTCAAAAACCACACCTGTGCTCCAGTATGACAACAGGACATAACATCAGAGAAGAGTTTAAGTatcacttgaaaaaaattgctttgcaCAGAACTGTGGGATCTTTCCTCACTCACCAGATGTTTTCATCCCATACATGCACAGTTCTCTCCAGGTGAGTCTAACTTTTATTTGATCCTAAAGTTTTACTTTGTTTTAGTTAATTTTTCAATGCTCTTCAGGAAACCTCTTCTAGAAGGGCAGAATGGAGTGGGAAATGTGAATTTCTGATGCTGATAGTCAGAATAACCGTCCAGTGTGTAGCTCCTTGAGCTTTACAGTGAGCTTTCTTGTAAAATAGATGTGTCCTATTTCTTTTGCCAGCAAAATGTGAGCAAGGGTAGAAGACTGATGTCCCACTGGAGTAGTGGTTTGGTAAAGTGGGTGGGATTCTGAGGTCTACAAGAAAGTGCCTGTTGTTTATTTCTCAGGCAAGGGtcaaaagcagggaaaaagtTCTCCCAGGGACCCTTCATATTTCCATCTTGACAAAAGCTAAAATTTAGATCTGGACTTGCACCTTAATGCAGCCAAACTGATT
This window encodes:
- the SNRPD3 gene encoding small nuclear ribonucleoprotein Sm D3, which encodes MSIGVPIKVLHEAEGHIVTCETNTGEVYRGKLIEAEDNMNCQMSNITVTYRDGRVAQLEQVYIRGSKIRFLILPDMLKNAPMLKSMKNKNQGSGAGRGKAAILKAQVAARGRGRGMGRGNIFQKRR